From Juglans regia cultivar Chandler chromosome 8, Walnut 2.0, whole genome shotgun sequence, the proteins below share one genomic window:
- the LOC109015568 gene encoding callose synthase 7-like, translated as MGEPVIGDDRLKILPLVGPTKLIMEIPISNYQWHEFFPNVTHNIGIVIAIWAPIVLVYFMDAQIWYAIFSTLFGGIHGAFSHLGEIRTLGMLRSRFAAVPSAFCERLVPLLHKGNKRNHLDPVQEQNIASFSQVWNEFIHSMRLEDLISNRDRNLLFVPYSSSDKTTVVQWPPFLLASKIPIALDMAKDFKGNDDDLFKKIRSDAYMHSAVIECYETLREIINRLLEDVKDRMILTQICHEIDSSIEDKKLLSNFKMSELPQLSEKLEKFLTLLQAEEDKISEAQIINVLQDIMEIITRDIMAADNQILENAHHGSNAQKEQRFERLDIYLMQQKPWKDKVVRLYLLLTVKESAINVPQNLEARRRITFFANSLFMTMPSAPKVRKMLPFSVLTPYYKEDVLYSVDELNKENEDGISVLFYLKKIYPDEWTNLEERIAETINTRKDCEPADREKAKMELICEWVSYRGQTLARTVRGMMYYKKALELQCFLEFGGDNAFYGGYQSLAFNVSDKGFIDRAQALADLKFTYVVSCQVYGNQKKSDDLRDKSCYSNILNLMLKYPSLRIAYIDEGEEKVNGKTQKLYFSVLVKGGEKYDEEVYRIKLPGRPVDIGEGKPENQNHAIIFTRGEALQTIDMNQDNYFEEAFKMRNVLEEFLKRRRSRRKPTILGLREHIFTGSVSSLAWFMSNQETSFVTIGQRILANPLRVRFHYGHPDIFDRIFHITRGGISKASRVINLSEDIFAGYNSTLRGGFITHHEYIQVGKGRDVGMNQISLFEAKVANGNGEQTLSRDVYRLGRRFDFYRMLSFYFTTVGFYFSSMVTVLTVYVFLYGRLYMVMSGVEKEILENTSIRHSKALEEALATQSVFQLGLLLVLPMVMEIGLEKGFRTALGDFVIMQLQLASVFFTFQLGTKAHYYGRTILHGGSKYRATGRGFVVFHAKFADNYRMYSRSHFVKGLELFILLVVYEVYGESYRSSNLYLFVTISMWFLVASWLFAPFLFNPSGFDWQKTVDDWTDWKRWMGNRGGIGIAPDKSWESWWNEEQEHLKHTNIRGRVLEIILAFRFFVYQYGIVYHLDITHHSKSILVYALSWLVMVTALLVLKMVSMGRRRFGTDFQLMFRILKALLFLGFISVMTVLFVVCGLTVSDLFAAILAFTPTGWALVLIGQACRKLLNRVGFWESIKELARGYEYIMGLILFMPTAILSWFPFVSEFQTRLLFNQAFSRGLQISMILAGKKEKTS; from the exons ATGGGAGAGCCTGTAATAGGGGATGACAGATTGAAG ATACTGCCACTAGTTGGACCAACAAAGTTGATTATGGAGATTCCAATCAGTAACTATCAGTGGCATGAGTTCTTTCCAAATG TAACACATAATATCGGCATTGTTATTGCGATATGGGCTCCAATTGTCCTT GTCTATTTTATGGATGCGCAAATATGGTATGCCATATTTTCTACTCTATTTGGTGGGATTCATGGAGCCTTCAGCCATTTGGGTGAG ATACGGACACTTGGAATGTTACGATCCAGATTTGCAGCTGTACCTTCAGCTTTCTGTGAACGTCTTGTGCCATTACTACATAAGGGAAACAAAAGGAATCACTtg GATCCAGTGCAAGAACAGAACATTGCCAGTTTTTCTCAGGTGTGGAATGAGTTCATACATTCCATGCGCTTGGAAGACCTGATTAGCAATAG GGACAGAAACCTGTTGTTTGTTCCATATTCATCATCAGATAAAACCACTGTTGTCCAGTGGCCTCCTTTTCTGCTTGCTAGTAAG ATTCCCATAGCCTTAGACATGGCAAAAGATTTCAAAGGAAATGATGATGACTTGTTTAAGAAGATCAGGAGTGATGCTTACATGCATTCAGCAGTTATTGAATGCTATGAGACACTCAGAGAAATTATAAATCGCCTTCTGGAAGATGTAAAAGATAGGAT GATTCTGACGCAGATATGTCATGAAATAGATAGTAGCATAGAGGACAAGAAACTTTTATCCAATTTTAAAATGAGCGAGCTGCCTCAACTAAGTGAGAAGTTGGAGAAATTTCTAACGCTATTG CAAGCTGAGGAGGACAAAATTTCTGAAGCTCAAATAATCAATGTCCTACAGGATATTATGGAGATAATCACACGGGATATTATGGCCGCTGACAATCA AATCCTGGAAAATGCTCACCATGGTTCAAATGCCCAAAAAGAGCAGAGGTTTGAAAGGCTTGACATCTACCTGATGCAGCAAAAACCGTGGAAGGACAAG GTTGTTAGGCTCTATTTGCTATTGACTGTCAAGGAATCTGCCATAAATGTGCCTCAGAACTTGGAGGCTCGCCGCCGCATAACTTTCTTTGCAAACTCCTTGTTTATGACTATGCCAAGTGCTCCGAAAGTCCGTAAGATGCTGCCCTTTAG TGTTTTAACTCCATATTACAAAGAAGACGTCCTTTATTCTGTGGACGAACTAAACAAGGAAAACGAGGATGGGATATCAGTTTTGTTctacctaaaaaaaatatatcctg ATGAATGGACAAATCTCGAAGAACGCATAGCAGAAACTATAAATACTAGAAAAGATTGTGAACCTGCAGATCGTGAGAAAGCAAAGATGGAGTTAATTTGTGAGTGGGTATCTTACAGAGGGCAGACACTTGCTAGAACAG TGAGAGGGATGATGTACTACAAAAAAGCTCTGGAACTTCAATGCTTCCTGGAATTTGGAGGAGATAATG CTTTTTATGGTGGCTACCAAAGCTTGGCTTTTAATGTCAGTGACAAGGGTTTCATTGATCGTGCACAAGCCCTGGCTGATTTGAAGTTTACCTATGTTGTCTCTTGTCAGGTTTACGGGAATCAGAAAAAATCTGATGATCTTAGGGATAAAAGCTGTTACAGTAATATTCTTAATCTAATGTTAAA GTATCCATCTCTACGCATTGCTTACATagatgaaggagaagagaaagtaAATGGAAAAACTCAAAAGCTCTATTTCTCTGTTCTTGTCAAGGGAGGGGAAAAGTATGATGAG GAAGTATACCGCATCAAGCTTCCAGGGCGCCCAGTAGATATTGGTGAAGGGAAACCTGAAAATCAAAATCATGCCATTATCTTTACTCGTGGAGAAGCACTGCAAACAATAGACATGAATCAG GATAATTACTTTGAAGAAGCTTTCAAAATGAGGAATGTATTGGAGGAATTCCTGAAACGTCGCCGAAGCCGGCGGAAGCCGACAATATTAGGTCTAAGGGAGCATATATTCACTGGAAG TGTGTCATCACTAGCATGGTTCATGTCCAATCAGGAGACAAGTTTTGTGACTATTGGGCAACGAATCTTGGCAAATCCTCTTAG GGTGAGGTTCCACTATGGTCATCCTGATATATTTGACAGAATCTTCCACATAACAAGAGGTGGAATAAGCAAGGCTTCAAGAGTAATTAACTTAAGTGAAGATATATTTGCAG GATATAATTCAACTCTGCGTGGGGGATTTATAACCCATCATGAGTACATCCAAGTTGGCAAGGGACGTGATGTGGGAATGAATCAAATATCGCTTTTTGAGGCAAAGGTTGCAAATGGAAATGGAGAGCAGACACTTAGCCGTGATGTTTATCGTCTTGGGCGTCGATTTGACTTCTATAGGATGTTGTCATTCTACTTTACAACAGTGGGTTTCTATTTTAGTAGTATG GTGACCGTGCTTACTGTATATGTGTTTTTATATGGACGTTTGTACATGGTTATGAGTGGTGTGGAAAAAGAGATACTTGAGAACACAAGCATACGACATAGCAAGGCTCTTGAAGAGGCTTTGGCTACCCAATCTGTTTTTCAATTGGGCTTACTGCTAGTTCTGCCCATGGTCATGGAAATTGGCCTGGAAAAAGGATTTCGTACTGCCCTGGGTGATTTTGTCATCATGCAGCTACAGCTGGCATCTGTATTCTTTACATTTCAGCTTGGGACAAAAGCACATTATTATGGAAGAACAATCTTGCATGGAGGTTCCAAGTATCGTGCTACAGGCCGTGGATTTGTTGTTTTTCATGCAAAGTTTGCTGACAACTACAGGATGTACTCCCGAAGTCACTTTGTGAAGGGGTTGGAGCTTTTTATTCTATTGGTCGTCTATGAAGTGTATGGGGAATCATATCGAAGTTCAAATCTTTATTTGTTTGTCACTATCTCTATGTGGTTTCTTGTGGCTTCTTGGTTGTTTGCTCCTTTCCTGTTCAATCCATCTGGTTTTGACTGGCAAAAGACAGTAGATGATTGGACAGACTGGAAGAGGTGGATGGGAAATCGTGGTGGTATTGGGATTGCACCTGATAAAAGTTGGGAATCATGGTGGAATGAAGAACAGGAACACCTCAAACACACAAATATCAGGGGGAGAGTGCTGGAGATAATACTTGCATTTCGCTTCTTTGTTTACCAGTATGGAATTGTCTACCACCTTGATATAACTCATCACAGCAAGAGCATACTG GTCTACGCACTTTCTTGGTTGGTTATGGTGACTGCTCTTCTTGTCTTAAAG ATGGTATCAATGGGTAGGCGAAGATTTGGAACAGACTTTCAGCTCATGTTCAGGATTCTCAAAGCCCTTCTTTTCCTTGGCTTCATATCAGTCATGACTGTCTTATTTGTTGTATGTGGACTCACCGTGTCAGATTTATTTGCTGCTATCCTTGCCTTCACGCCCACAGGATGGGCCCTTGTTCTT ATTGGGCAAGCATGCAGGAAACTATTGAACCGGGTTGGATTCTGGGAATCAATAAAGGAGCTAGCGAGAGGATACGAATATATAATGGGGCTGATACTTTTCATGCCCACAGCCATTTTGTCTTGGTTCCCATTTGTATCTGAATTCCAAACACGCCTGCTCTTCAATCAAGCATTTAGTAGAGGCCTCCAGATTTCAATGATTCTTGcgggaaagaaggaaaaaacttCTTGA